GCGTTTGTTTCCAATTGGTTTGTGTGTGACGGCGCTTGTCATTATGCTTAAGAACTCTCAGGAAAATGAGTATGGCACGCTTGACTACACTGACCTTAGTGCTTTCAGGTATCAACCAATGCAATTTTTCTGTTTgaaatttcatatatataaacCATGAATTGCTACTCAATGCATGTTTGGATCTGCATGATATCGCCCAAGATCGATTCTGCTCTAGGGACAATATCTTCACTTTTTATAATATGTTTGGTTCCATGGTGAAGTATTCTAGATCCAGCTAGACTTATTTCAGAATGTTTCAAGCCTTAAGGTGGAAAACCAGGACAAAACCAAAATTAGATGGATTGATGAGAGTTAAGAGAAGTTGCTTATGTCcacttgattttaattttaccGTGACTTTCTTTCGTGTATCCAAATCACGACCAACATAAGCAATTTTCATACCTTTAATCTCACTATAATTTTTTACTATTAATTTTATATCCAGACatgaagtaaaaaaaaagtgagtcGAATTCTAtgtgaattttaaaattaaacatgtttatataaatttttatttgtcaaaatcaattatgtcaTAAAGAGACCACAAGTACATAAATTTCTCACTAAAATTGACTTTGGTTTTAAAATCAAATGTACTTTTCCAGAATTGACTTTGTTTGAGTTTGGTTTAAAATCAACTGTAGATAGAAGTTTATACTAGTAGTAGTAGCTTCAGTATTTTAAATCTAATTCTGTGAAAAAAAACtcaccccaaaaaaaaaatactattatgTGGTTTTGAGGTGTGCTTGTGGTTTGTGAAGCATGAAATATATTGGCAAGATAAATTGCAACTTACAGTTCGGGATTTTAATATCAATATAATGAACCGGAATTCTTGTTTTGGCATCTGAATTTTGTATCTTGTAGGTATTTGGTGCATGCAAATGGCATTTGTGCAGGCTATTCATTATTCTCAGCAGTCATTATTGCTTTGCCCCGCCCCTCCACCATGCCAAGAGCTTGGACTTTCTTTGTGCTTGACCAGGTCatttaatttctcttttcttttttaaattttatgcaTGAATGATTGGGGTGATGTAGACTGGTTCTAAAACTGATAAGGTTGTCCACGGATTGAGTTagtttgaaataaataaatctgAACTGATCATATTTAATTAGTTTGGTTTGagttcttcaattttattcaataaatctgAACCAAGCCAATCTAATTAAAGTCAGGCCAGTTTGGTTTGGGTCATGAGGCTGGCTAGTTAGTTTCAAAATGTCGTTACCCATTCAGGAAGCGGTTGCATGTCACTCCTAACGGGTCTAACTCGCTTACCACTAAACCAATATTTTAGTTCAAGTTGATAAATCAaagtttaatcattatgcttAAAGCTTTTATGTatgaaattttgaatttaatagtCTCTTGTTCTTCAAATAATTTATGCAGTAGTCAAGTCATTTCTAAACTTGGAAGTTCTAGTGGAAAGTTACAAGTTCTATTCCACATAATTACAAGCAATGTATGGAAATACCACTCCTATCCATTTTATCCGGTCATATAATGGATGAGGGGATAGAAACAAAATGAATCCTATCTGGCACTTCTTTCCAACATGTCTCAACTCTCAATCCAAAatcttaacaatttaattttcataTCCAAACGACTAAGACTGATGAAAAAAACTGAATTGGTCAAAGTGGGGTATTATGGGTTTATTATATGGGTGTAGCTAGAGACTGCAGTATGGAGGAGATGATCCCAATAGGGGATAGAAGTGAAAAGTGGATGTTAAGAGAAAACATGAGTGAAAATGTATAGCTTTATGTTGTAATTCTTATGTCTAAAGCAAGTGCAAAGATAAATTTTCCAATTCATGTATCATGCAACAAAATATCATCAGCAAGACAACTTCAAGAGCTAAATATGCTTCTATATATGTTCCCAGTTGCTTACATACATAATCCTGGCTGCCGGAGCTCTGTCAATGGAGGTGCTGTACCTGACTGAGAAGGGAGACCCTCCAGCAGCCTGGAGTTCAGCTTGTGGGTACTTTGGTCCATTTTGTCACAAGGCCACAGCATCAATAGCTATCACATTTGTTGCTGTCATTTGCTATGTTGTGCTTTCACTCATTTCCTCCTACAAGCTCTTCAGCAAGTATGATGCGCCAGCACCACCAATGAGCAACtccaataacaataacaagggCATTGACATTGCTCCTTTCCATGGTTAACCCTAAACTTTGTGCTTGTGGTATGCTGGTGAACACTAATATACAGCTATGTATATGAAGGTGCATTGGTCTGGACTCGGTTAAACATGCTCATGGTTTGGATAAACACAAACTTGAAGTGCTTCTaaactaatagcatgtttggttcaTGTTTAACTTTTAATGATCACTTCTTAGACTACAAGAGCTAATAGAAGTAGCTTATCTTAGAAGCACTTCTCATCGCAACATGAAAATCTATCGAATTTCCACATGAACATTAAACAACATCAGAAGCATGCTCTTTGTTGCAATGTCTACCATGTTTGGTTATCTAATTGGAGAGGGAACATATTAAAATGGAACATATATAAAATAGTGGAATTGGATGAATAAAATGAAATTTGGCATTTATTATTATAGAATAAAgaaaattatttgtttcatcttgattcctCCAAATTGAAGCAAAAGATAAAATGGAATACTGAATGAAATTGAGTGTAATCTAGCAGGATCGAAGATGTGTCAGCATGGCACATTATGTTTGGTTATCCAAATGGGGAGGGAAACATATTAAAATGGAATTGGAATTGGATGAATAAAATGAAATTTGCATTTCTTATCAAAGAATAAAGGAAATTACTTGTTCCATCTTGATTCCTCCAAATTGAAGCAAAAGATAAAATGGAACACTGAATGAAATTGATTTAATTGAATGTAACTTAAGCTGCGTCAGCATGGCAAATTATTGGGATCCATATCCAAAGCCCTCTTTGAAACTCAAAACTTGTCCTTATTGTAATATAAAAAGTCTATCCAGATTCCAGAAAATCGAACAGTGAGAACTGAGAACACATTTTGAAACTACATTTCCTAGTCTTTGgctattttatttaataattcaCCAAACACCAAATTGTCAAAAGGGTCTGACAAAAAGAAAGGTTAAAGCAACAACCAAATCAGTGGCTAGCAGGCTGATTGAGGAGAGTCCATCCAAATGAAAGTGTGCACAGCATAAGCCCCAATATCGCCACAAAGTTATATTTCCTGCAAGCATATTGATTAATTTACACATCAAtactttcacaaaaatatcaAATGATATAGCAGCAGTAGATTCAAAACCTCATTTGTCATTACCACACGAAAAATCAAACAATTAGTTCATTATAAATTTTAATCACTTTATTCACATGATCTTTTTATTACTTATGGGGAAGATCACTCCTCTAAATCCCTTCTTGCAAGTTTGGAAATCCTGCTAGAATTTATTCTAAAGTCGAAATCAATTCTGCAGAGAAGCTAGCTGAGAAGCTTAGCTTCTGAGAAAAGAGAAGCTGATATAAACATAGATTTATACTCCAAAACAAAATAGCATGTGCAAAGCAAAAGAAAGAGAGCAAACCCAATCTTGAGACGGTTCTCGGGTTGGCCAGTGGAATAGCCTGTGAAGTAGAAATATCTAGAAACGGTATAAAGTAGTCCAAGGGCAGCACAAGTGGAAGGGTGCTTCAACCCTCCTAGAATCATTAGCATGAAGAAGATGGGTGCCATTTCCAAAGAGTTCTGGTGCCCTCTCTGCACTCACCAAAACAAACACATACACAAAACATTAACCACCcaataaaccaaataaaaactACCACGAGAaacaacagaaaaaaaaaataaggctAACAAAACAGAGTGACAGTCTTACAATTTTCAATACACTCAATCTTTTTATTGATGGAAATGAATGAATTCACTTCAGTCTAACTAAAATGACAAAAAATCTCAATTTCACCCTTCCTTGGTGGATAATGGATATACTTCAGTGAATTTCAATTGAATGAATTCACTTAAGTCTAAATGAAATCACAAAAATCTCAATTTCACCCTTCCTTGGGGAATATACTTCAGTGCATTTCAGTTGAATGAATTCACTTCTAActgaaatataaaaataaaaaaaatctcaatttcTCTCATCCTTGGTGGATAATGGATATACTTCAGTGAATTTCAATTGAATGAATTCACTTCAGTCTATCTGAAATCACTAAAATCTCAATTTCACTCATCCATGGTGGATACACTTCAGTGAATTTCAATTGAATGAAGTCtaactgaaatcacaaaaatatGAATTCCTTTCTTCCTTGGTGGACATACTTCACTGAATTTCACTTGAtaacacaatttttttcaaaagggtatatcaaaaaacaaaaaaataaacaaaaactcaaaatcTTTCAGCTTTAAGCTAGAGAAAAAAAGGTACCTGAACACAGTTAAAGAGCTTGGCATCTTTGTTTTCAGACTCCAAAGCATAAAGGGTGGGATAAAACACCTTATACCTGTGAGGAATTTCAACAAACACCTTGTAAGCAAAATCACCATGTCAACAAAAAAGGgacacaaaacaaaacaaaacaaaacaaaagcaaTTACTTCTTGCGAGCCTTGCCCACTTGAAAGCTCATGAAGAAATTGAGGAAGCAGTAGAGAACAAGAACAATGGCTACAAAGCCGTAGCCTTTGGGAAGTGATTCCATGACTGTGACCATTTTTGAATGATGGGTTGGTTTGTTTGGTGTGAATCTGATGAGAGCAATGAAGCAGTGGTTACGGTTtgatgtaattttattttattttttgagcgGATATATAGGGTCCATGTTTGTTGActattaattattttgttttttttttagtggTGGAACTTATAAAATAAGTTAACTTGTTGTGAAATACTAGGTTCTTTTGGTTTCTGGGTGCTTCTTCACCAAGGCAAAATGCATCTAGTTGATGTATTGCAATACGAATGGGTTTTGTCGGtcaattttttaaattcttttttttatacatatttATGCTTTGTTTGCATCAAGGGAAAATACATGGAAGACAAATGGAAGGATAAATTTTAGAAGGAAGGGAGAGACTAATGTTATGTTTGGTTGGAGAGAGGaaaaagagaaaggaaagaaaacacggaaataGTGAAAGTGTGTCTTAGGAGTGAGAATAGGTCAGACTACTCGTAGTCGAATATGTTATAGTCAAATTACATCAGGCTCATGTCACGTCATGTCAAGTCATGTCAaatcaataaatataaatataaataaacaaTGTTTAAGCTTATACCAAAGTATATTAGTTAAAAAGTTAGTTTCAAACCATTTAAAAAGTCTTTTTTACACCTAACATGCTAATTTATTTAAGAAAATATAATTACTGTTTATCAAGTTTCCAAGGAGCATATGAATTCTCAAAGGGCGAGAAGCTATAAGAGTTACACCCTTGACAAATTCTCTAGGGAGAAAAGGAGAGAGTTTTGCAAAACTGGCAAGATCAAATTCAATTATTATCAAAGTTGTGGGAAAATACAAATCATCGTCCCTTTGCCCAAAATTCAATTATATGGAACTAAAGTGACGCCAAAAATGCTCAAGTGGGCTAGGCCTGACTTTGCCCAAGATGCCACACCATAAAAACTAATCTCAATCTATTCGGTTAGAATAATTCCGTGTGGGTTGGAATTCAATCCCAAAACAATATCAAAGATCAAAgctctttgacaaaaaaaaaggtcaaagctcaaacctTAAATCCCTAAGGCCCATAAAGAAGTCCGAAACAAAATACAAAATAGAGCTTTGGCCTTTTTTTAATATTACTTTTTGTATAATTAAaatctttgacaaaaaaaaagtcaaagcTCAAACCTTAAATCCCTAAGGCCCATATAGAAgtccgaaaaaaaaaatttctctgCTAGGGCACAAATAGAGCAGCACCGTCAGCCCCCCTTTGGGAGTCTCCTCCCCCATTGGGGGGTCCTCCTCCTCTAGGGAGGCATTTTTCTGCTTGGTAGTAGTTGTTCTCCCACATCAGGTGGGTTTCTTCCACATTAGGTGGATTTCTTCCACATTTGGTGGATTTGttacccaaataagtgggtttttTCTTGTTTTAGTTTAGGTTCTTTCCTCTTTTCCTTGGCCTCTGCCACCGtcctcctccaccctccacACATGCCTCCATCTTGGCCATCTTCGCCACCTCCATCTTCCACCGCGGGGCTTCTTCAGATCCGGCTCTCAATCAATAGATCCAGAGGAAGCAAAGTCTCCGAGGAAAGCATCCCCGATCCTGAACACGTTATGTTCCTGTGACGTGTCTCCGCAACTTAAGCCTGTGGCCAACCTCTCCTGCATCTCTTTCCGACAGCGTAAGTGGTTGGTAGGGGTAAGTCTTGATTGGTACAGTTTTGGAGTGATTTTGGGGCTTGGATACATTGCTACTATTCTGCGGCACCCTTTCCAGCTTCTACTAACATCTCCTCGCGGCCTCTTCCTGCTAACGCCGATCTCCAACAACGGCGTGCCTCCAAGGTCTCAGTTTCACCATCTGGTTTTCTGTTCTGGTCTCCTACCTCTGAAGTTAGCATTGTGGCATAGTTGATTTCTGCAGACGGCAGAGCCGGCAAGGTTTAGAAGCGACATTTAAAATCTTAAAGATCAAATTTTCGCTTTTGTATGCTACAGATCATGTTTTAGGAACTTTTCTTTGGAGCCACTCTCGTTCGTTCCCCTCACCACCGTTTTGCCGCCCCTGTACTCTGGTTGGCTAGGGTTTGGAGACCCAAAAGCTATGGTTTGGCTGACCCATTTTCTAATGGGCTTTCTGTTATGGGCCTAACTCCTTTTGAGTGGTTCTTGCAAGTAGTTTGTCTTAATCTCTTAGTTCTAACCCTCTTTAGATGTGCTAAGAGTCATAGGCTTAAGTGTTAATGAACTCTCTTGTAAGTTGTTTTGGGCTATGGCCCAATTTCCTTTCATTCAAGTTTGAATGATCAGTTGCTGTAAGTGCCGTTAGGCAATTCACCTCTTGAATGGAATCACTTACCtttgacaaaaataaataaataaggaaaATACTAGTACTAAAATTGGAAGTCATTTTGAACAATGATTATAATAAGTCTTCAAGTGTTATTCTCTTCATTTCCATGCACGTGTCAGAGTTTGTCAGGATGTTTGGGTTTtgcaattaaaaaatataaataaaataacaaataaatagaaataaaatattaatgcaaaataaataaaaatattatgaataataaAATCTCGAATACAAGGAATGAAATAATGAGAGATTTTGTAACTCTTTGATATCAAGTATCTCATTTGAATGAAGagtaaaagttataaaaaaactAATGATTATGAGTAAACACAAATATGAAGTTTTCAATTTAAAGAtaacaaatattttattcattatttttttgcAAATATAAATTTGCTAATACAAAACACCActactaagagcatctccaatgctagttcttagttATTCATGTCGGCTCATACTGTCATATGTGCTTAAGCAAAtatttgcagattttgctcaaACTATGAGTTCTTACTTCTTAGCTCTTAACACTATTCATCCGGTCcaacaataccattatattaatattttttattttcatataattttgatttaaatttaaatgctaattcaatacttaaattaaatgagtttgagataaaaaaattaattttttatgctaagaactcaaaaagtaaaacttcttatataagaacctaattcttatttttaagaactaagaactccacgccATCTCCTCtagtggttaagaactcagttcttagttcttaactcagaaataagaactaagaaccttgcattggagatgctctaataacTACAACTTTGCATTGTCCACGTTATAGTTAATATGATCTGGTTTTTCAATATTTCAGTATTTCTTAAATAACTATATTACtttgattttaggtttttggACGATTTTAGAGTTTATGTCGGGTTTAGGGTCGAATGCTGATTTTAGGTCATTATGTCGTTTTTAGGGTTCAGATTGGGTTTAGGGTTAACTTTAGGGTTTTCGGTCGATTTTAGGTTTTCAGCCAGTTTTAGGGTCCAGGTCGGGTTTAGGGTcgattttaggttttcgacTGATTTTAGAGTTCATGTCAGATTTAGGGtcaattttttagttttgtgtcgattttagggtttagggacgTTTTTAGATTTTTCTGTCGATATTAGGGTTcaagtaaatttttttattataattattcaaataatattaaataagattaaaaaattataattattatattaaGATAAGTAAATTAAATGAAGGAAATTCAATTACTACATTATTCAAACAAAGAATTTTACAATTGAGGGAATTTCATCACTTTCTCTAAATAATGGAATTTAAAAGTCAAGGGAATTCCCTAGTATTTAAAATCCCTTGAATTTCTACAATCCCCATCCCAAACACAACCTAAGAATTTCAAGAGGATTATCCGATCCGAGTTAGGTATATATATACTACTTAACATGTTCTTGCTTaccaaaaagagaaaaaacttAACATGTTCTTAGATAATCAAATAATGTAGCAAATTGACTTGCTAATACAAGGTATAATAAATCCATTGGGATTCATACTTACTAAAGCTAAGTAAGTATGAAaggaataataaaaaataaaaaataatgtcaATAGgttaaaactaaaaacaaataatattttttaaaaaattaacaaaattaattgcattgttttttttaacataattaattgcATTGTTTAATATTTGtgtttctgcttcttcttttccTATATCTATCTACTATTACTTAAGGCAAAACCTCAAGTTACTATTCCTAAGAAACCTCAAGTTGTgctctttcaatcttggccatTTATATGTTTTCAAGGTTGCTTCCACGCTTTCTTTCTCTGGCTGACTGACCTCACTGTGTTCGTGGAAGAAGGATTGGGTTAGGTGGAGAAGAGAGGAGGGTTTGAAGTTCAATCATGCAGCGTGATGCGTCTCAAGCAACCTTCGTGACAGTGAATATCATCACTTTGTCAGATTTTTCGTCACCCTTGATCTGTGGAGGAAGCATGCCTTCTTTCGGATTAGGTGAGAACCATAAGGAGATGAGAAGGTCAAGGAAGATATCATCGTTGTACGGTGTTGCTGGTTATGTCAGATGACACGGGACGGGATGGAACGGTGGAGCCAATTACCTATTGGTTGTAGAGTGATATAGTGATTTCCTCTTCCCTTTATACTTTTTCTTGGTTTAAATCTGTTTTCTATATGATCACATGAATGGTTATTCCCTTAATTTTCATCTAAGAATGATTTAGATCTATTCAAGATGGTCTTGAAGTCACATTAAGTGAGATGCAGGACAGAGTTAGTTCTTGGAAGAGGGAAGTGATTTGGTTGTTACTGGAGAATGAGAAAAGGTGTTGGTGAAGGTCCTGTTAAGGTTCTTGGATTCGAGTTTTTTTGTTTGGTGGAGATGGGGGTGTGAGTTCTGGTTTGATGTGGAGAGGCTATGGTGGTAGAGGTTGAGGGAAATGGTGAAGGGTATTGTGCTCTGTTTGTGCAGGGGAatgaaaggaagaagatgatgttttTCTATGCTTGGTTCGTCCCATTTGCTGAACCAGATATATACCCTTTTATGctatctcttctctcttttcttctccaTATTTCAATGTGAGCTGAGAGTGCATTGTGCAGTCcctttcattttcctctttgatgattttgttttattgtttggcACTATTGCAACCCTTTCATTTTTGTTTGATACCCTATTACCTCTTACTTGTCACTTTA
This is a stretch of genomic DNA from Lotus japonicus ecotype B-129 chromosome 1, LjGifu_v1.2. It encodes these proteins:
- the LOC130733817 gene encoding CASP-like protein 2A2 gives rise to the protein MKFSQFQVQFTKALTTMEKGNVVEATTRSSMRHGDEEIEGNTNILRIVETFLRLFPIGLCVTALVIMLKNSQENEYGTLDYTDLSAFRYLVHANGICAGYSLFSAVIIALPRPSTMPRAWTFFVLDQLLTYIILAAGALSMEVLYLTEKGDPPAAWSSACGYFGPFCHKATASIAITFVAVICYVVLSLISSYKLFSKYDAPAPPMSNSNNNNKGIDIAPFHG
- the LOC130733818 gene encoding uncharacterized protein LOC130733818 gives rise to the protein MVTVMESLPKGYGFVAIVLVLYCFLNFFMSFQVGKARKKYKVFYPTLYALESENKDAKLFNCVQRGHQNSLEMAPIFFMLMILGGLKHPSTCAALGLLYTVSRYFYFTGYSTGQPENRLKIGKYNFVAILGLMLCTLSFGWTLLNQPASH